AGATCTGTGAGACAGTGGGTGTGAGCTTTATTCCTGAAGTTTGGCAAGGCCATAAAGACAGCGGCGGGGGCTTTTGGCATGCACTTGATATATTAAAAGGACTAATCTCATTACCCTTGTCCGCCCCAGTGCCCCGCAAATTTTTATTCAACGGTAAATGCGATGAACTCTAAAGTTATTCTTCCGAAAATTCAGTCAGCAACTGACGTCGTTATATTTGGTGCTGGAAAGATGGGACAGCAGCTTGCGGCGCTACTTCGTAATCTGCCAATGAAGATAAATGTAAAGTACTTTCTTGCTAATTCAGGGACCGATACGGTAGTAGATGGCCTTGCCGTACGAGCCCCTTCCGAAGTTACCCTGGGGGGTAACGAACTAGTCCTTGTTGCATCCGCACGGAGCAACCACTTCGATATCGCTAATAGCCTAGCGGGTAAGATACCACATGAACAAGTACTTTTCCTGTCAGCAGTGGATATGGATGACTTGAAAAGGCTAGCTTTGTCAGCAATGCTTTACCGCATTGGCATAGACCCGGTTCTGCTTAAGTCAATGACCAACGACCTGTTTGGTTCGATTACGATGTTTGATAACGAGAACTATAACGGGAATATTCGTCGTAGGATGTTCGATATTGCTCTTGAAGAGTCAGCTCATTTTGTAATGGACTCAATGCCTGAGGCTAGAGCATTCTCAGACGTCTGGAGTTACCGCCAGTGGGTTCTAGAGAAGTCCAGAGCGAGTGGCCTTTGTCTAGAATTCGGGGTGGCTGATGGATCAACCCTAGATTTTTTCGCGAAAATTCGACCCGAGTCTGAGTTCTTTGGTTTTGATTCCTTCATCGGTTTGCCCGAGTTTTGGAAAGATGGTTTTGATAAAGGTCGATTCGCGCAACCACGCCTCCCCGAGGTACCTAGAAATGTCCAACTTATTAAGGGCTGGTTTTCGGACACTATCCCTGCGTTTTTCGCACAGTCTGATTTTTCGCACAAAGAAATTTCATTCTTGCATGTTGATTGTGACT
The nucleotide sequence above comes from beta proteobacterium MWH-UniP1. Encoded proteins:
- a CDS encoding class I SAM-dependent methyltransferase, with product MNSKVILPKIQSATDVVIFGAGKMGQQLAALLRNLPMKINVKYFLANSGTDTVVDGLAVRAPSEVTLGGNELVLVASARSNHFDIANSLAGKIPHEQVLFLSAVDMDDLKRLALSAMLYRIGIDPVLLKSMTNDLFGSITMFDNENYNGNIRRRMFDIALEESAHFVMDSMPEARAFSDVWSYRQWVLEKSRASGLCLEFGVADGSTLDFFAKIRPESEFFGFDSFIGLPEFWKDGFDKGRFAQPRLPEVPRNVQLIKGWFSDTIPAFFAQSDFSHKEISFLHVDCDLYSSTRDVLTGCASGLRPGTVVAFDEYFNYPGWQGHEHKALLEFARERGMAFRYIAYVENGNQVSIEITSITQSA